From one Rosa rugosa chromosome 4, drRosRugo1.1, whole genome shotgun sequence genomic stretch:
- the LOC133707161 gene encoding disease resistance protein RPM1-like, with protein sequence MAESAVKFLLDKLAPLFENELQLLRGVREEILYLRGELERMTAFLRVADAYEESDAELKVWVKQLRDIAHESEDVLDEFTLLQAHDHGEGLYGSIHKLSCCIKNTKARYRIASELRAINSRIKKISEVHKRLRHKFNMAEQGSSSKSAGYLLEDHRGDALLLEKTDIVGIDEPIKQMVGRLVNGGSGREVVSVAGMGGMGKTTLAKQVYDAAEVKKHFKLRAWITFTQSFKLAELLKDIVQQLHQAIRSPVPQEINSMSTNQLKTIIKDFLQKRRYLIVLDDVWHLYGWDALKYALPNNIYGSRVILTTRNADIASTTSTESGGEVYTLEPLPPVESWELLCKKTFQGNSCPPHLEKICNSVLRKCEGLPLAIVAISGVLAAKDKRRIDEWEIVGHSLGAEIEGNDKLQDLKKVLSLSFNDLPYYLKSCFLYLSIFPEDHLIKHMRLIRLWMAEGFIEEKQGKTLEEVAEDYLNELLNRSMIQAAETTADGRVTKFRIHDLFREIIISKTRNQNFATIAKEQNVTLPEKIRRLSIHNTLQYVQTNRCASQLRSLFMFTVAEKPSLQRLFPAGFALLNVLDLQSTPLNVFPVEVVNLYFLKYLSLRDTRVKTIPRFIGKLQNLETLDLKHSRVTELPVEILKLQHLRYLLVYRYEFVPYEDFHSTYGFKVLAKIGALKSLQKLCFIEVNQGGSALLRELGKLVQLRRLGIVKMRKKDGKALSSSIEKLSKLYALSITSVEEDEIIDLQHLCSPPLLLQHLYLRGRLEALPHWIPSLHSLVKLYLKWSRLRDDPLAFLQYLPNLVHLELCQVFEGDTLCFGAGGFKKLKHLCLDKSDELRCIEMEVGTMPCIENLIIRRCKSLEKVPSGIEHLIKLKLLKFFDMPEKLIKTLLPHEHGNDYWKVAHVPEVYVTYLREFGWEVFSLEGLSETQISSQPSSVMKSIGTGWK encoded by the coding sequence atggcGGAGAGTGCAGTAAAGTTTCTGCTTGACAAGCTTGCACCTCTTTTCGAAAATGAGTTGCAACTTTTGAGAggggttagggaagaaattttGTATCTAAGAGGAGAACTGGAGCGCATGACGGCTTTCCTGAGGGTTGCTGATGCATATGAAGAGAGTGATGCGGAACTCAAAGTATGGGTTAAACAACTAAGAGACATTGCTCACGAAAGTGAAGATGTTCTTGATGAATTTACCCTTCTGCAAGCACATGATCATGGGGAGGGATTATATGGTTCAATCCATAAGCTTTCTTGCTGCATCAAGAATACAAAAGCTCGATATCGAATTGCTTCGGAGTTACGAGCCATAAACTCCAGGATCAAAAAAATCTCTGAGGTTCATAAGCGACTCCGCCACAAATTCAATATGGCTGAACAAGGCTCAAGCTCCAAAAGTGCAGGTTACCTGTTGGAGGACCATCGAGGTGATGCTTTACTTCTAGAGAAAACTGATATAGTGGGCATAGACGAGCCTATCAAGCAGATGGTTGGGAGGCTGGTCAATGGTGGTAGTGGACGTGAGGTAGTTTCTGTGGCAGGAATGGGAGGAATGGGGAAAACTACCCTGGCGAAGCAAGTCTACGATGCAGCAGAAGTGAAGAAACATTTCAAATTACGTGCTTGGATCACTTTTACTCAGTCTTTCaagctagcggaacttctcaaaGACATCGTTCAACAGCTCCACCAAGCAATCCGAAGTCCAGTTCCACAAGAAATCAATAGCATGAGTACCAACCAGCTGAAAACAATAATTAAAGACTTCCTACAGAAGAGGAGGTATCTCATTGTCTTGGATGATGTGTGGCACTTATATGGATGGGATGCCTTGAAGTATGCACTGCCTAATAATATTTACGGCAGCAGAGTGATACTAACTACTCGAAATGCAGATATAGCCTCCACAACAAGCACAGAATCTGGAGGTGAAGTCTATACTTTGGAGCCCTTGCCCCCAGTGGAGTCATGGGAGCTCCTGTGCAAGAAGACATTCCAAGGGAATTCCTGCCCTCCTCATTTAGAGAAAATCTGTAACTCTGTTCTGAGAAAGTGTGAGGGGCTACCCCTTGCTATTGTGGCAATTAGTGGAGTTCTGGCTGCTAAAGATAAGCGCAGAATTGATGAGTGGGAAATTGTTGGCCACAGTCTCGGGGCTGAAATTGAGGGCAATGACAAACTGCAGGACTTGAAGAAAGTACTTTCACTCAGTTTCAATGATTTACCATACTATCTAAAATCGTGCTTCTTGTACCTGAGCATCTTTCCAGAGGACCATCTAATTAAGCATATGAGGCTTATTCGATTATGGATGGCAGAGGGCTTCATTGAAGAAAAACAAGGAAAGACATTGGAAGAGGTTGCAGAGGATTACCTCAATGAACTATTGAATAGGAGCATGATTCAAGCAGCAGAGACAACAGCTGATGGAAGGGTCACAAAATTTCGTATCCATGATCTCTTCCGTGAAATTATCATCTCCAAGACAAGAAATCAGAACTTTGCCACAATAGCCAAAGAGCAGAATGTAACATTGCCAGAAAAAATCCGTCGCCTGTCAATACATAACACACTGCAATATGTTCAGACAAACAGGTGTGCTTCTCAACTACGTTCTCTTTTTATGTTCACAGTTGCTGAGAAGCCATCACTACAAAGACTATTCCCAGCCGGCTTTGCGCTGCTTAATGTGTTAGATTTGCAAAGTACACCTTTAAATGTTTTCCCAGTTGAAGTTGTGAATCTTTACTTTTTAAAGTATCTGAGCTTGAGAGATACCAGGGTAAAAACCATTCCAAGATTTATAGGGAAGCTTCAGAACCTGGAAACTTTGGATCTTAAGCATTCTCGAGTTACTGAACTCCCAGTTGAAATTCTGAAACTCCAACATTTGCGCTATCTCTTGGTATATCGTTATGAGTTTGTTCCTTACGAAGATTTTCACTCAACATATGGGTTTAAGGTCCTTGCAAAAATAGGAGCTTTGAAATCCCTTCAAAAGCTATGTTTCATTGAGGTGAACCAAGGTGGCAGCGCATTATTGAGAGAGCTGGGGAAACTAGTTCAGTTGAGAAGGTTAGGCATTGTTAAGATGAGGAAAAAAGATGGCAAGGCTCTTTCTTCATCCATTGAAAAGTTGTCCAAACTTTATGCATTGTCCATAACTTCAGTGGAAGAAGACGAGATCATTGATTTGCAGCACCTGTGTTCTCCTCCTCTATTGCTTCAGCATTTGTACTTGCGAGGCAGATTGGAAGCATTACCTCACTGGATACCTTCTCTCCATAGCCTCGTCAAGTTGTACTTGAAATGGAGCAGGTTAAGGGATGATCCACTTGCATTCCTTCAGTATTTGCCCAATCTAGTACATCTTGAGTTGTGTCAGGTTTTTGAAGGAGACACACTATGTTTTGGAGCCGGCGGATTTAAGAAGCTCAAGCATTTATGCCTCGATAAATCTGATGAACTTCGATGCATAGAGATGGAGGTGGGAACAATGCCTTGTATTGAAAATCTAATCATCCGGCGCTGTAAATCACTGGAGAAAGTCCCATCAGGCATTGAACATCTCATCAAACTAAAGTTGCTTAAGTTTTTTGATATGCCAGAAAAACTAATCAAGACTCTACTTCCACATGAGCATGGCAATGATTATTGGAAAGTTGCGCATGTCCCAGAAGTTTATGTCACCTACTTGAGAGAGTTTGGGTGGGAAGTATTCTCATTAGAGGGCTTGAGTGAGACACAAATCTCTTCTCAACCCAGTTCTGTCATGAAGAGCATTGGAACTGGTTGGAAGTAA
- the LOC133743228 gene encoding uncharacterized protein LOC133743228, translated as MRLCYDKRLQSSVTCYDKVDMNQLEHQLFDEMTLRVILILCSPYALNSYLSPQLSCLKDVRVNSVNDQSSPPDSAVLLTWFRICHKINFTGKGSALLIFDV; from the exons ATGAGGCTGTGCTATGATAAGAGGCTGCAATCATCTGTTACATGCTATGATAAAGTTGATATGAATCAATTGGAGCACCAGCTGTTTGATGAAATGACCCTCAGAGTTATTCTAATATTATGCTCTCCGTATGCCTTAAATTCATATCTCTCTCCTCAGCTAAGCTGCTTGAAAGATGTACGTGTCAATTCAGTGAATGATCAATCATCTCCTCCTGACTCAGCAGTCCTGCTTACATGGTTCCGAATATGTCACAAG ATAAATTTTACTGGGAAAGGATCGGCGTTATTAATTTTTGATGTCTAG